The following coding sequences lie in one Heyndrickxia oleronia genomic window:
- a CDS encoding M23 family metallopeptidase: protein MNWKRTSLHYSSGFPKESIQHQSMNLFKKAVILALILSSIFFKVISSSADTNIETVFHVYMNDEFVGTVSDKNVIKDVVNSEVNGMEERFKDYHLILENKLTYIPEQVFRPQVENEQTIDRVKKLLTIHAEAVGLVINNSPVLYVKNSSDAEKVLQKLKQGFVSEKELSQLKAVGTKSSELPPLKENQSRLLDVSFTEKVSFNNTKVDPGSIFTVDQAVKYLQKGTRKQQVYKVKEGDVLGSIAAEHQLEEEKLLQLNPDLSEDTILQIGQELNITEYEPLVHVMVQKEIHRIEKIPYKKEVIEDPSMYKGDKKVKQKGKNGKSELTYIIIEENGKQVKKDINEEKVLKKPVNHIVIVGTKVTPSRGSGDFAWPTNGGYISSQLGQRWGSMHKGIDIARPSNRTIKAADNGRVVFAGWDGGYGNKIIIDHNNGFRTVYAHLSSINVSAGEIVPKGSAIGVMGATGDATGIHLHFEVYKDGNLMNPLSYL, encoded by the coding sequence ATGAATTGGAAAAGAACATCACTCCATTACTCATCCGGGTTTCCAAAAGAAAGCATTCAACATCAATCAATGAATCTATTCAAAAAAGCGGTTATTTTAGCACTTATTCTTTCTTCTATATTCTTCAAAGTAATTTCTTCATCAGCAGATACAAATATAGAAACCGTTTTCCATGTATATATGAATGATGAATTTGTGGGTACCGTATCGGATAAAAATGTTATCAAAGACGTTGTTAATTCTGAAGTGAATGGTATGGAAGAAAGGTTTAAAGATTACCATCTCATTTTAGAAAACAAACTTACCTACATCCCAGAACAAGTTTTTCGACCTCAAGTTGAAAATGAGCAAACAATTGATAGAGTAAAAAAATTACTGACCATTCATGCAGAGGCAGTTGGTCTAGTCATTAATAATAGCCCTGTATTATATGTGAAAAATTCTAGTGATGCTGAAAAGGTCCTACAAAAGCTTAAACAAGGATTTGTTTCTGAAAAGGAATTGTCCCAATTAAAGGCTGTTGGCACAAAATCAAGTGAGTTGCCGCCACTCAAAGAAAATCAATCTCGACTATTAGACGTTTCATTTACTGAAAAGGTTTCATTTAATAATACAAAAGTAGATCCAGGTAGCATCTTTACTGTGGATCAAGCCGTAAAATATCTACAAAAGGGTACGCGAAAACAGCAAGTTTATAAGGTGAAAGAAGGAGATGTACTCGGATCAATTGCAGCAGAGCATCAATTAGAAGAAGAAAAATTGCTCCAATTAAATCCGGATTTAAGTGAAGACACGATTCTTCAAATTGGACAAGAATTAAATATTACGGAATATGAGCCTCTTGTTCATGTTATGGTTCAAAAGGAAATACATAGGATTGAAAAAATCCCATATAAAAAAGAGGTTATCGAGGATCCTTCTATGTACAAAGGGGATAAAAAGGTTAAACAAAAGGGGAAAAACGGAAAAAGTGAATTGACTTATATTATCATTGAGGAAAATGGTAAACAAGTAAAGAAAGATATAAATGAAGAGAAGGTATTAAAAAAGCCTGTTAACCACATTGTCATCGTAGGGACAAAGGTAACCCCATCTAGGGGATCTGGTGATTTTGCTTGGCCAACAAATGGGGGCTATATCTCCAGTCAGCTTGGTCAAAGATGGGGTAGTATGCACAAAGGAATTGATATCGCAAGACCGAGTAATCGTACGATTAAAGCAGCAGATAATGGAAGAGTTGTATTTGCAGGCTGGGATGGCGGTTACGGAAATAAAATTATTATTGATCATAATAATGGATTCCGTACAGTCTACGCTCATTTAAGCTCAATCAATGTTTCCGCCGGTGAAATAGTACCAAAGGGATCAGCCATTGGGGTCATGGGAGCAACAGGAGATGCTAC